The Enterobacter oligotrophicus sequence CAATAAGTAAACTCTAACCATTTTGAAATTTCGTTTTAAAATCAAAGCGCTGTTTCTGCAAATATTTGCAAAAACTGATTGAGAGCGAGGTCACATTATGGCGGGCAAGTTAAAAATGGAGGAAATCGCGTCCCTGACGGGGTATTCCGTCAGCACGGTGTCGAGGGTGCTCAGCGGCAAATCCTACACCAGCGATAAGGCTCGCGAGGCAATAGTGCGCACCGCGCGGGAATTAGGCGTACTGGAGTCGATGGCGAGCGGGCGATTGCTGATTAACGGCATCGCGGTATTTGCCCCGGAAAGAACCTTCCAGGGGCGCGGCGATATTTTTTATCTGGAAGTCACTAAAGGTATTGCCGAAGCCAGCGCGCCACATAATGTCTGGGTCAGTTATTGCGGATTAGAAGAACAGCACGCCGATGTGAAATTATTTATGGAAAAGGCCAGCCATAAAAATATTAATGCGATCATTATCATTGGCACAGATGATTCCACCATATTCAAACTGGCGAGTACGCTTAATAAGCCCTGTGTCTTAATTAATTCTGTCGACCGGGATCGCGTGCTGGATTCCGTTTCGCCTGACCATCGCGCCATTGGTTTTACCGCCATGCAGTACCTTTTTGAGCAAGGGCACCGCCGTGTATTGACGCTGACCTGTCTGCGCCGCGAGACGTTATATGCCCGGCTGGACGGGATTAAAGAGGCGTACCGCCATTTTCACGTTGCCTTCGAGCCGCAGCGGGATTTGCTGGTGACGGAGTGGTTTACCGCCGAAGAGGCCGAGCGAGCGCTGGATGCGTGGCTGGTTAGCCACGACAGACAGCAGTGGCCGGACGTTATCTTCCCGAACAGCACCAGCATGACGGAGGGTGTACTCAGGGCTTTGCAGCGTCATGGACTGCGTGTGCCGGACGATATTTCGATCATCACCACCGATTTTGCGTGGAATTTAGAACATCGTCTGGAAAAACCGGTCACGGGCGTCACTGTACCCTGCCGCGATTTGGGTATAGAAGCCGTGCATCTGCTGCAGACGCGGCTCAACAGGGCGCAGGCACCGGTGTATAACCTTCTGTTGCAGGGAAAGGTGGTGGATTACGGGTCGGTGACCAATGCAACGCGCCACGCGGCTCGCGTGGCGCTAAACCAGTAATCAGGCCAGCTGTGGCGGCAGGCAAACGCCAATACCGCCGATACCACAGTAACCGTAGGGGTTTTTATGCAGATACTGCTGGTGATCGTCCTCGGCATAGTAAAACGGCTTCGCAGTGGCGATTTCCGTTGTTACCTGACGTTTATCTCCTGCGGCATGCATCGCCTCCTGGAAGCGCGCCAGGCTGGCGCGGGCGGCGGTATCCTGCTCCGGGGTCAGCGGATAGATGGCAGAGCGATACTGCGTGCCGTGGTCGTTGCCCTGACGCATACCCTGCGCCGGGTCGTGGTTTTCCCAGAATACCTGCAGCAGTTGTTCATAGCTGATGATGCTCGGGTCATACACCACACGTACTGCCTCCGCATGGCCGGTGTCACCGGAACACACTTCGCGGTAGGTTGGGTTTGGTGTATAGCCCCCGGTGTATCCCGCTGCGGTGCTGTAAACGCCAGGCAATTGCCAGAACAAACGTTCAACTCCCCAGAAACAGCCCATCGCGAACAGGGCGATCTCCATTCCATCAGGAACGTTTGTCATTGAATGGTTGTTTACGGCGTGTAAGGTCGCCACAGGCATTGGGGTATTCCGTCCCGGTAATGCATCGGCTTGTGAAACCAGATGCTTTTTGTCGAATAAACTCACGGTGGGGCCTCCCAGGTAGCGATGTTTTGGTTAAGGTTGTCATGGCGCGTTTAATTGAACACAATAAAAGCGCTGAATGAGTCTAGATTTAATCATAAGAAATATTTGGGTGTTAGACCCTTTTTCAACCCGCTAATTGGGTTTTTGGCTGAAAGGCCGTATTGAGTCGCGGAGCGGCACATCATTTGCTTCCAGGGTGGAAACAGGGATATTCAGGAGAAAACGTGACAAAGATCCGCCAGTTATGTTTGGTCAGTCTATTGCTGACAAGCGGGGTTGCCAGCGCGGCGAATGTCCGTTTGCAGGTTGAGGGGTTATCCGGGGCGCTGGAAAAAAACGTGCGTGCGCAGCTGTCAACAATCCAGAGTGATGAAGTGACGCCGGACCGGCGTTTTCGCGCGCGCGTTGATGATGCGATCCGTGAAGGGCTAAAGGCGCTGGGGTATTACGAACCCACCATTGATTTCGATTTACGTCCACCTCCGGCCAAAGGGCGGCAGGTGCTGATTGCCCGTGTCTCGCCGGGTGAGCCGGTATTGATTGGTGGCACCAACGTGGTGCTGCGCGGCGGTGCGCGCACGGACCGGGATTACCTGGATCTTCTTAGCACGCGCCCTAACGTTGGCACCGTGCTGAATCACGGTGATTACGATCGCTTCAAAAAGTCCTTAACCAGCGTCTCGCTACGTAAAGGCTACTTCGACAGCCAGTTCAATAAAAGCCAGTTGGGTGTGGCGCTGGACAGGCGTCAGGCGTTCTGGGATATCGATTACGACAGCGGCCAGCGCTACCGCTTTGGTGATGTGACGTTTGAAGGATCGCAAATCCGCGAAGAGTATCTGCAAAACCTGGTGCCCTT is a genomic window containing:
- a CDS encoding LacI family DNA-binding transcriptional regulator, with product MAGKLKMEEIASLTGYSVSTVSRVLSGKSYTSDKAREAIVRTARELGVLESMASGRLLINGIAVFAPERTFQGRGDIFYLEVTKGIAEASAPHNVWVSYCGLEEQHADVKLFMEKASHKNINAIIIIGTDDSTIFKLASTLNKPCVLINSVDRDRVLDSVSPDHRAIGFTAMQYLFEQGHRRVLTLTCLRRETLYARLDGIKEAYRHFHVAFEPQRDLLVTEWFTAEEAERALDAWLVSHDRQQWPDVIFPNSTSMTEGVLRALQRHGLRVPDDISIITTDFAWNLEHRLEKPVTGVTVPCRDLGIEAVHLLQTRLNRAQAPVYNLLLQGKVVDYGSVTNATRHAARVALNQ
- the msrA gene encoding peptide-methionine (S)-S-oxide reductase MsrA — protein: MSLFDKKHLVSQADALPGRNTPMPVATLHAVNNHSMTNVPDGMEIALFAMGCFWGVERLFWQLPGVYSTAAGYTGGYTPNPTYREVCSGDTGHAEAVRVVYDPSIISYEQLLQVFWENHDPAQGMRQGNDHGTQYRSAIYPLTPEQDTAARASLARFQEAMHAAGDKRQVTTEIATAKPFYYAEDDHQQYLHKNPYGYCGIGGIGVCLPPQLA